From the genome of Nicotiana sylvestris chromosome 1, ASM39365v2, whole genome shotgun sequence:
AATTATAGACAAAATATGTAGGAgaagagataaaaaaaaaaaatccatttCAGAGAAGGTAATATAATTGAAGTGTCGTTGCATGTCATACAGAAAATTCAATTCCATTGATCAGATAGAAGAAACTGAGAAGTGCTAAATGTGTCCTGAATAAGGATTAATTTGAATTGCTAGTGGTGCAGTATTTTTATGCCATAGTAACAGATACTAATGTGAAAGGCCTCATTTCAGTTTTCCATTATGCACAAAGCATTTGAGACAATATGCATACATTCTGACTAGATTATTCAACAAATCTTCATACCATAGTTGTAATCTGGTATAAAATGGCCTTTGGAGTGAACTTTTTGACAGTCCTAGAGCCTTCTCAACACCCTCAAGCATAACTTCCTTCACTCTCTCTGCCGTCGCAGCTGGAATACTTTCCTGATATACAAAATTTTATTATTCATGAGTATGTCCAATGGCGCCACTACACATGTGACATGCGTatgtgcacacacacacacacacaccataAGTAATCTATACATTCTTCACCTGAAAGTTCCCTCAGCAACCACTGTCCAGGTAATTCTTATGTGGCTGCTGATATAGCAATTTACGATAAATCAAAAAAATTTAACCATCTCTTAAAAATTGGCTCAGAACCAAGAATCCATAACTTAAAGATCGGAAACACTTCAAAGCTTCAAACTAATACAGCTGCCAAGGGTCAAATATAATAAGCATGACTACAAGGCAGGCCAATCCAACTGAATTAACCATTGACCAACCATCACACCAGTCGATCTAGGGAGGAAATTCCTTAAGGAAAGAAGAGCATACCAAAAATTGAACTAGAGTTGGTACTTATGAAGTGAATATGGAGGTTTAGTGCTGAAGAGAATACTCTTTGAGATCAAATCCAATTGCAcacttttgatttctttttagtGTAAAATGGATTAAGTAAATGATGAGGAAAAACTAACAGATTTTATAGGTTACCTTGCACAATTAGGACCTATACTTGTGCTTTCAGGATggatcaaaaaagaaaaagatgaacTAGATTCCTTATTGATATACAACAACGACGACGACGACCCAGTAAAATTCCACaagtgggtctggggagggtagtgtgtatgtagaccttacccctaccccgttGGGCCAGGGAGGCTCATTATTGATATCTACATAAAATTTAATGTTGGAATTCTTTTGGACTTTGGCCAAATCCAGGTAACATCCATAACCATGGGAATGATTGCTTATGTTTTGCCAGGACAAGGATATGATCAGGGGCAGATTTACATGGACCCAAGCGGCGTCACGGGACACCGCTTCGTCGAAAATTTtactatttatatatatataaaaataataagtaaaacaAAAATACCAGATAAAATCATTAAAAGTGACACCACTTGCATTGAAATAGCTCAATAGTCTGGTGGTAGAGAGCTTCAAGTTTGCTATGAGAGGTCTTGGGTTCGAACTCCCTTGGCTCcacaaaatattttttgactgTTACGGGCCTATTGCCAGAAATAGTGACACCGCTTATGAAAAATCCTGCGTACGCCACTGGATATGATATCTTGCTGACCTAGATGGCTAGATTAATCGAGTTCCACAATGACATGTTACACAATTTGTTTCttcagaaacagggattgttAATAGCAGTTCAGTAACAGTTAACTGCTAGACAAACCTAGCCTATCCTGGTCAATTTCAAAGTGTGTCAAATGGAATGGTTTTTTATATGATTCTCAAACATGGTTAATTCTTAACCCATTCCTCTAAATTAGCACTATTTATTGACAGTTTGAACTTTGATCTAAGCATGGTGGGCAGAGATATTAAAACACTCTCATTTGCCAGTTTTTCCATGCATATGCTAAACCTTCACTGTGTTACCTGGTCCCTTTCAATCAATGAATAACTCATTAAATCCAATTTTTCCAACTATATAAACTAACCCTATTTACCATTATTTATGGCTAAAGTGAAAGGTCAAGACAACAAAGCCGTTAGAGATATATATAGTTTGAGCTCAAAATATTGTCACAGAAGAGACCTGGGGGACTTTGTTCTGCTTCCCAAATGCTGCAGTGCTGAAAAATGTCCAACATTGTGGACCACTATCTCTGCCTAAGAGTTTCTTAGAGTTGTTTGCCATCCATGAgacagattcaactccttttacAAAAGCCCCTTCAAAGGGAAGGGACTCTGCATTTAGTGCAGTAGGCAGAGGATCCTCAAATGCAGCAAGAAGAGCCCatataggactgagttcaagtctCTGAGAAAGATCATCAAAAACAAAATCATTAATTGAGATAATAAAATAGGAAAGAAGAAGAGCATCAAGTTACATATGCATTGATTTGAGAAGCCCAGCTAATATTTGCCAATACCTTCATTTGTCTAGCAATGAGAGGTAAGCCTGATGAGGCGAGCAATCTATTTGCACATTTTCCTGGTGACATGTAAAACAAAATACATTTGTAGCCAAAGACAAATCACAATTATGCAGAAGGTACAAGCAACTGTGCTTTCTCTAGTGGACTGAATGCATAAAAAAATTCCAAGAAACAACAGAACTTACAAATAAAGACGAAGAAATCATCAAAAGATGCAGGACCAGACCAATAGCAGGATGCGTTGGCAGAGGTCACGCCCTCTCCACCTCCATATATAGTCaactagatttttttttttgacaaccGTGGTATTCGGACTAGCTTGCAcgcacctcgactaattccatGGAATTAGTACTAGATATATTTTCTCCAAggcttttttatttcttttcaatGGACTTAGAATTGGTCTGCCCACAAGGCGAATTAAACATCAAAACTCATCTAAGTATTTGCTTATATAAAATAAGGAAAATGTAAAAGGAAACGGAAGTGGATAAGTGGTGTTCTTAATTTTGCCTTAGGGTCTAATTTTGGAGGTTCTAGATTAGTCATCATTTAATTGATATATCATTTTGGTACCGGTCTAGTCTTGAAACTGCTTAATGGTCCATGATCCTCGTTTTTTCCATGTCAATATTTGTCTTTATCTTTTGGGAGAGCGCTATATATGTTTTTGTACGTGAATATTAGTATCAAGTTGAATCTAGGAGTTCAGTAAAGCTTTGTTCTTTCGAggctttttcttcttttgttccaaTTAAATACTGAGGGGCACAGTTCAACTTTTTAACACAAAAAATTTAGTCTCCAAATTCTAATAACTATTTTATAGTAAATACACATCTCACAAATTCCATGAGGGCCAACTTCTCTTCTCCAAACAAGCATAAATCATTATTCACATGTGTTTTCTTTATGCATATACTTATACTCTAACTTGCAAGATATTTCCTCTTATAGTTTATTTGAATAACTTtgctctccccccccccccaaaaccaaCACGCACacaagaaaaaatgaaatgaaattttTCTCATTTTGTCTCTTTGAAACTGGTTCAATCTACTCCTCAAATGGCAAGCACAAAATGTTGCAAGATCTTGTCACCAATTACACTTACACACAGACCTTTTAAGATATCTATACTTCTACTTTTTATTGGATAATGGAAACAATCTAAGAATGCTTCCACTCCTCATTGGTTACGACATCATGATGACATATGTATTCCTCTGATGCAATATGATTAAAACCTAACATCATTTATTTTCTATGAAACAGGAAGATTAATTTACTTGAtcaccaaaacaaaacaaaaaaaaaaacaaaaaaacagggAGACAGATTTATGGAAAATGAAGGTTTTTCCTATTACATATAAGTTGAAAACCCGAAACACACATAATATAGTGAtaagaaataatttaatttttattgtGGAAGAGAACAAACTGGTTTACTTCAACAACTCCTAACCATAGCAATGAGGAGGGAAGGCTCTTTGAAATGAAATATATGGGAGGAAATAGGAGCATTTTGTCTTTCACCACCAGCTCGCTATTGTGCTCATAGACAGAAGAAATGAAAGAGATAAACTAAATGAGGGTTTGATTTAGCATATTAAAAATTTGCTAATTCTTGCAAAGGAAAAGACTATCAAAAAGGCAAAACTACTAGAAAACTGAAAATAATTACCATTATGTGCAATGACAATTGCATCAAACTGCCCACAAGGCTTTTCCTTCTCACTCAAGTGCCACGTCCCGTTAAATGGTTCAAGTGTACTTACCCAACAAGGGCGTACAACATTGACCAAAGAAGTCTGCCCAAACACATCAAACTTTTATAAGATTGAGAGGAAATAGCACCCAAAAGAATAAGTACATTATTCTCCTTCCATTATTCATACAAAGCATGCATTCTCAACAAACAGAACTGAAGGGAATGATTGGCTTAGTTGAATGGATGCATTATGTGAAGAAAGATATTAGTATATAACACAAAAAGTTGTGCACCTGAGATAGTAATGAATCCGCAAGTGGGCGCATTCCATTGACCCCTATATATTTGGGAGGCGAAGAAGGAAATGGAACAAAATGCCCACCAACTTCAAGCTCCCCAATTCGACCCTGCCATTCACGAACCAAACCCCTATTCAACCAGTCATCAACTAGCTCGGCAAACTTGGGGTTGGTCACCGTGAAGAACTGAGCTGCATGGTCAAATATCAAAGGCTGATGATCAATCATTCTTGTTCCCATTCTTCCTCCCAACCCATGTATTCCCTAAAGCAACCGAACATAATAAGATACACCAGATGCATTCTTCTATTGTGCATCATTATATAACTCTAACAAGAACTTTCAAACAAAGATAACCAACTGGACGGCACCAAATTTAGACTTCAccaataagaaacaatttccCAATAGCAACCGCTAAAATCTTCTGTTTAAACAGAGATAAGTAAAATTTTGCCATACATATTTAGAGAAGAAACAAATGGCAGAGATAGTAATTGTTTTGATGAAAAACTGTTGAACGAAAATACTTGCCAGCTGTAGTTTGTTTTAATATTCCATATAGAAGCAATTACATAAAACATTAGGTAGACGACAACCAAATTTTCAGTTTCAATCCAATTAAGAGTAAAAGTAGACTCATAATGTTTTTATTGAATTCTCCTCAAACCAATCTATATTAAATGTCTATTTGTTTTGAGTTGTCCAAAGTGTACTCTCTTTCTCACTACAGTTCTCCTTCtccatatctttttttttttttggaatttcctaTTTCTTTTCCAATTGCTTAAAGAAGGCAACTTTATGCTAGTTTTGGATTCAATTTCAATCAAAAACAACTAAAATAACTTCGACTTTTACCTTCAAGAAAAAAATGGACCAAAAGGAAAGGTTAAAATTCAATGTGAAATGGATGAAATATACAATTAAGTAGTTATTTTATCAGAACAGTTCGTATTCTAAACTAAACAGACAAAAGAATGTAAAAAGAGGAAAGGACATAACGAACCGTGTCGAAAACGGTGGAACGAATGCCCCTTTTCTCCAAGTACAGAGCACAGGTAAGGCCAGACATGCCACCTCCGATAATCCCAACCACAGGATCATCAGGAATTGGTTTAGTAAAATTAACTTGTTCTTGACTCAAACTTTTTTTCAGAGTTGATTTCCTTGAAGTTCCATATCTGGGTTTGTATTTTCCTGGACTTTTACTACGTCTTTGTGTGGGATTCTTGGAATTTCCTGTGGGTGCTTTGTTGTTGGAGTTCATTGGGGAAATGGGGTTGGAGAATTTGGGGAAGAAAATGGATACATTCGGGAGTTTTGGAGATTTGAGAAGGAAGGAAGAGGAGAGGAGGGGGTTGTTGCTGCAAGCGCTGGTCATTGGAGGGAACAAACGAAGGGCTCAGATATCAGACAAGACAACATACGTAGGATAATGCTAATGTTATTACTCGAGAAAATGATCAAAATGGTCCTTAATGTATGAGGGTTGGACTATCTTGGTCCTTAATGGATACCCCTTAACAGAAATAGTCCTTCATGTATACAAAAGTAGACATGTTTAGTCTACAACCCTAAACCTAACGATACACTTCAAAACTCAAGTTAAATTTAACCATATTTCTCACCTGCACTGCACGCACAGAAAAGAAACCTCTCTGCACGATCAGCTTGATGGCCTGATCACACAAATAATTTCCGCAATTTTATCCAAGAGAGGAGAGGATAAGAGTGACGaggtccatctcattgaagaagtattaggcatgtgcctaataaaagtttttctttggtttggtagtcaaccttgttgacttggtttggttggtagccaaccttgttgaattagtttggtttggtagccaactttgttgaatttctttggtttggtagccaactttgttgaattgtgaaaagtgtgtgtaaattgtcaaatattgtaggctttagagggtgaagctttggctataaaaggagagcttcaactctcatttctacacaccaacaaagagagaaagaaagagtgaggtttcacagacaaggtataagaaaatagtctgtgaggaaaatagagagtgagcgatattgtagtgaggtgggaatatcaaaagagggttatttcttttgagtgttgtagtggtctttggagtatttatctccgacctacaaagtgtaaaattccttactatagtgatatcagttgctcctctcggggtcgtggttttttcccttattcagaagggttttccacgtaaaaatcttggtgtcattgttactcttttattcttgttaattaccgtatctcggtgctacattattattccgctttattaccgtgaatattattttggtaaggggtttattaaAGGGGTGAAGGCCCCGACGGCTGAGCAACGCCACTATCCACCAATAAACATAGAGTCAGCTAATTTATTATATACAAGCACACAAAAAGTTGTACATATTCTTCTAATTAATAAGGTTTGCTGTTAAGACAAATTTGCAACAAAAGTTTGATCTCCTACATAGCTAAAAGGAAATATATCCATATACGTCTTCTTCCTCCTATTGCTCGTTGTCGTGCGGCATATCCATAAGAAGAGAAATAAACTGGTCATTAACCTCATATAATTTCTTTCTTCATGGAATTTGTAGG
Proteins encoded in this window:
- the LOC104210129 gene encoding uncharacterized protein isoform X2, producing the protein MRPLADSLLSQTSLVNVVRPCWVSTLEPFNGTWHLSEKEKPCGQFDAIVIAHNGKCANRLLASSGLPLIARQMKRLELSPIWALLAAFEDPLPTALNAESLPFEGAFVKGVESVSWMANNSKKLLGRDSGPQCWTFFSTAAFGKQNKVPQESIPAATAERVKEVMLEGVEKALGLSKSSLQRPFYTRLQLWGAALPTNTPGIPCIFDPQGRAGICGDWLLGSSLEAAAISGIALADHIADYFEQGGPCSDEFAVGLHDEYKPLGGHDIGQFPGLESVDQTTKAPALTLTT
- the LOC104210129 gene encoding uncharacterized protein isoform X1, translated to MTSACSNNPLLSSSFLLKSPKLPNVSIFFPKFSNPISPMNSNNKAPTGNSKNPTQRRSKSPGKYKPRYGTSRKSTLKKSLSQEQVNFTKPIPDDPVVGIIGGGMSGLTCALYLEKRGIRSTVFDTGIHGLGGRMGTRMIDHQPLIFDHAAQFFTVTNPKFAELVDDWLNRGLVREWQGRIGELEVGGHFVPFPSSPPKYIGVNGMRPLADSLLSQTSLVNVVRPCWVSTLEPFNGTWHLSEKEKPCGQFDAIVIAHNGKCANRLLASSGLPLIARQMKRLELSPIWALLAAFEDPLPTALNAESLPFEGAFVKGVESVSWMANNSKKLLGRDSGPQCWTFFSTAAFGKQNKVPQESIPAATAERVKEVMLEGVEKALGLSKSSLQRPFYTRLQLWGAALPTNTPGIPCIFDPQGRAGICGDWLLGSSLEAAAISGIALADHIADYFEQGGPCSDEFAVGLHDEYKPLGGHDIGQFPGLESVDQTTKAPALTLTT